Genomic DNA from Peribacillus simplex:
TACTTAATCCAAATGAAAAATGAAAGGACGATTCATCTTCATTTCAATGAATCGTCCTTTTCTATTTATGATTATTGTTGGAATCTGATTTTTTCCAATAAATCTTCTTCAAATTGATTATTCTTGAACATATCAATTTCGAATTTATAAGGTGCCCTTTTGTCTTTTTTGTCTTCCCCTACATAAGGTGTTTCCAGGATTTTCGGAACATTGCTTAATTGAGGATGGTGTACAATATCATTCAGCGCCTTAAAACCAATATGACCAAACCCAATGTTTTCATGGCGGTCCTTACGGGTGCCGCGTTCGTTTTTGCTATCGTTTATATGAAGGACCTTGATACGGTCAACACCGACCAATTTATCAAATTCATTCAGTACGCCATCAAAATCCTCGATGATATTATATCCGGCATCATGAGTATGGCAAGTATCGAAGCAAACTGATAATTTTTCATTATGGGTTACACCATCAATGATCATCGCCAGTTCCTCGAAAGACCTGCCACATTCAGAACCTTTACCCGCCATCGTTTCAAGGGCAATCTGAACTTTATCGTCGGCAGTCAGCACTTCATTCAACCCTTCGATGATCCTCTTGATTCCCAGTTCACTGCCTGCGCCAACATGCGCACCTGGATGAAGTACGATTTGCCTTGCGCCAATCGCATCGGTCCGATCGATTTCGCTGCGTAAGAAGTTGACTCCAAGCTCATATGTGGCTGGATTCGTGGTATTTCCTATATTAATGATATACGGAGCATGGACTACGATATCGCTGATTCCATTCTCCTCCATATGCAGTCTTCCGGCTTCGATATTTAAATCCTCGATTTTTTTACGTCTTGTATTTTGAGGGGCCCCTGTATAGATCATGAATGTGTTGGAGCCATACGAAGCCGCTTCTTGACTCGCAGCAAGAAGCATCCCTTTCCCGCTCATCGAAACATGCGATCCAATCTTCAGCATCTGATTTCTCCCCTATTTCTTTCTCTGTATACGACGTTCGCGTTTTTTAAAGTTTTCCACATCACGCTGAATTTTCTTCTTGTACCCTGGCTTTACTTTAGTTGGCTTCTTGACGTGCCTGCTCGCTTTAACATCAATATCAGATTTTTGTTTTTTACGGTTTTTCCGTTTATTACGTTCGTCGATATCAGCCCAATCACCGTTTTGGATATCGGCATCACGGAACTGAATGCCCATTTTTTCAAGGCGGTTCAATGAATCTTCATCGGAAGTATCGTAAATGGTAGTGGCAATGCCTGAATATCCAGCACGTGCCGTCCTACCCGTCCTATGGATATAAAAATCCAAATCTGAAGGCAATTCATAGTTAATGATATGACTTACACCTTCAATATCGATTCCACGGGAAGCCAGATCTGTCGCAACGATGAATTGATACTCCAAATCATTGATTTGCTTCATCATTTTTTTACGCTCACGAGGCGTTAAATCCCCATGAATACGGCCGACATTCAATCCCTTTTCGCTCAAGGAATTAGCCACATGATCCGCCATTTTCTTTGTGTTGGTGAAAACAATCGCCAAATATGGATTATAACGGACGATGATATCATGAAGCAACTGCTCTTTGTTACGGTGGCGAAGCGGTATAAGAACATGTTCAATTTTCGAAGCTGTCGCCTGCTTCGGATTCACTTGAACATACTTTGGATTCTCCATATATTTATTTAAAAACGGCTTCAATTTTTCTGGGATGGTTGCCGAAAAGACAAGCATTTGAATTTTTTCAGCCATACGTGATGCAAATAAATCGACATCCTCAATGAATCCCATGTCCAGCATAAGGTCCGCTTCATCGACTACAAGCATTTTAGCTGTATACACCTGTAATGCCTGAGCTTCAACCAAGTCCTTGATCCGGCCCGGCGTACCAATTACCAATTGTGGCTGTGTCTTCAATTTATCTATCATTCGCTGTTTATCAGTGCCACCGATGAAACAACGGACTTGAATCTGCTCATCCTCAGGGAAATGGTCAGCAATTTTCAAAGCTTCTTTGTAGATTTGGTTCGCTAACTCACGGGTTGGTGCGGAAATAATCGCTTGAACTTCATTTTTACCAGCATCAAGCCTGTTCATGATCGGCAACAAATAGGAATGTGTCTTTCCTGTACCTGTCTGCGACTGGCCAATTAAGCTACTTCCCTTTAAAAGCGACGGAAGCACACGCTCTTGAATTTCCGTCGGCTTATCGAACCCTAAAGTACGAACCGCATCTAGAATGTAGCTTTTCAAATTAAATCGTTCAAATTGATTTTGTTTCATCAAAAAACTCCTTTATCCTGTCAGTCATTAGACATGTCCTGTTATTATAATAAATTTTACACAAAAAGCGCAAGCGCCTGGGCAGCTCGTGAAGAAAATAGGGATTGTCCCATAAGGCGCTTTTTGCCTTGTGAGGGCAATCTTCTTTTTCACAACGAGCTAGGCGCTGAAGCTGGATTACACAAAAAGCGCAAGCGCCTGGGCAGCTCGTGAAGAAAATAGGGATTGTCCCATAAGGCGCTTTTTGCCTTGTGAGGGCAATCTTCTTTTTCACAACGAGCTAGGCGCTGAAGCTGGATTACACAAAAAGCGCAAGCGCCTGGGCAGCTCGTGAAGAAAATAGGGATTGTCCCATAAGGCGCTTTTTGCCTTGTGAGGGCAATCTTCTTTTTCACAACGAGCTAGGCGCTGAAGCTGGATTACACAAAAAGCGCAAGCGCCTGGGCAGCTCGTGAAGAAAATAGGGATTGTCCCATAATGGTCAGGCCCTCTATTTTTTTCCCTGTGACCCATTACTTAAATCACAAAAGCGCATGCGCTGAGGTTAGTTCTCTTAAAATGGACTCTTGCAAACGAAAAGCCCCTGTCCTGGTCATAGCGTATCCCCCGCAGACATGGAGCTAAAAGACTACCGTTACCATCTTACCTTCTTTCCGGTTACTTCACAACTGCCCAGTCACTCTTTCCTCAAACCTTTTTTGCCGAGTTGCATAATTTATATAGAAGATTACATCTCATATAAAAACTGAGGAGGTGAAACCTATGTTCCCAAATAGAAATCGTCAGCCCGGACCCGGTTTTCAGCCACCCAATGGCCGAAGGATGCAGCAGCACCCTGCTCCATTCAGACAGTCACGGCAAATTCCCCATCCTTATCAGCAGATGCAGCGGCCGATGGTCCAAAACAGACCGCAGATGCCACAGGGACCCCAAGGTTTCCGAGGCCCTTTCGCCCAACCGCAGCGGCAGGAAATGCTGCCAGCAAAGAAAGAAGGGTTATTGTCAAAAATACTCGGTAAGTCGAAACAAAAAGGAGCTTCTCCCAATTTGTTTGCGCCAGCCGCTTCCACTAACAAAAGTTCTTCACGAAGCAGCGGAGGCGGTATCTTAGAAACATTAAAAAACCCCGATTCGCTTAATAATATGCTTTCCAACACGCAAAAAGTGTTGCAGGCGGCGGAACAATTCACGCCTATGGTGGAACAATACGGGCCAGTGATTAAAAATCTGCCTTCCATGTGGAAAGTTTTCAGGAGCATATCCTCAGCCGGTGAGACCGAGGACGAGGGAGCTCCCGTCGAAAACGGGCCAAAGGTTGAGGAACAAAAAAACAGTGAGGTAAAAACGGATTCGAAGAAAGAAGATAAAGCTAAAGAAGCTAGCCCCATCGCCCAAGTTCGTACCGAAAGGAAAAGGGAAAGAACATCCGGTCCCAAGCTTTATATATAGAGTCTACAAAAAATTTTCCAATAACTGATTTTATGTAAATATGATGTTTTGTAATATCATCTATGGTCTTATATAATAGAAAGGTATAAAAAGTGGGAGTTTCTTGCCTTGAAGGAGGACACATAGATGAAAGTGATTAAAATTTCCCCGCGCGGCTATTGTTATGGCGTTGTCGATGCCATGGTCATTGCCCGAAATGCGGCTTTAGATAAAACCTTGCCACGTCCCATTTACATTTTAGGAATGATCGTGCATAACAAACATGTGACGGATGCGTTCGAAGAAGAAGGCATCATCACGTTGGACGGAAGCAACCGCAACGATATCATTGAACAGGTGGACAGCGGAACCGTCATCTTTACTGCTCACGGCGTTTCACCTGAGATTAGGAAGATCGCTGAGAAAAAAGGTCTTGTGACGCTCGATGCAACATGTCCCGATGTTACCGCAACACATGACTTAATTCGGGAAAAACAAGCGGAAGGCTATCAAATCATTTATATAGGCAAAAAAGGCCATCCGGAACCAGAGGGTGCTGTCGGAGTTGCTCCTGATGTCGTTCACCTGGTTCAAAAGGATGAAGATGTGGAAGCCTTGACTTTGAATAGTGATAAGATCATTGTCACCAATCAAACAACGATGAGCCAATGGGATGTTTTGGATATCATGGATAAGGTCAAGGAAAAGTTCCCGCATGCCCAAGTCCATAAGGAAATTTGTTTAGCGACACAGGTTCGCCAAGAAGCGGTTGCCGAGCAAGCCGGCGAAGCTGATGTTTTAATCGTTGTCGGAGATCCCAAGAGTAATAATTCAAACCGGCTTGCACAAGTATCCCAAGAGATTGCCGGCACGAGAGCTTATCGAATCGCCGACATTTCCGAGTTGAACCTTGAATGGTTGAAGGATGCAGAGACGGTTGCCGTCACTTCAGGGGCTTCAACACCAACTCCGATCACGAAGGAAGTTATCGCATTTCTAGAGCAATACGAAGCAAATGATGAATCGACTTGGAATACCGAAAAGAAAACGCCATTGCATAAGATTTTACCTAAGATTAAAGTGAAGAAATGATTGCACAAAAACAAAGGCAGCCACTAAGGGCTGCCTTTTTCGTGTTATTTAAATGAAGCGGAAAGGGTCTGTATTCAGCCGGGATGGAATGAATTCAACATCGTAGTTCTTTTCGCGGCACATTTTTTCAAGGATTCGTGCAACACCTTTTTTCATCACCTTTTCAACATTGTGGCCCGGATCCACGATATTCAATCCAATCATCATCGCGTCATGGGCTGTATGGTAATACATATCACCAGTAACGTAAACATCGGCTCCCTTGAATTTCGCTGTAGTAAAGTATTTATTGCCGTCTCCGCCCAAAACGGCCACTTTTTTTATCGGACTTTGCAAATCCCCAACGACACGCACCTTTTCAACATCGAGGGTCCGCTTCACATGTTCGGAAAATTGTTCGAGTGTCATTTCTTCAGCAAGTACACCAATCTTTCCTAAGCCAAGGGACTCACCTTTGTTCTCCAGTTTATATATATCGTGAGCAACTTCTTCATATGGATGGGCTTTAATCATCGCAGCTAGCACTTTCTTCTCGATATTTTCCGGGAATATCGTTTCAACCCTCATTTCAGCTACCTCTTCAAGCTTTCCTTTAGAGCCAATTACCGGTTCACTGCCTTCACCTGGCAAGTAACGTCCGGTACCTTCCCCCGAAAACGAACAATTGCTGTAGTTCCCGATCGCTCCGGCCCCTGCCTTACCTAGGGCTTCCCTCACCTTTTGTTCGTCGGTCTTTGGAACATATACGACCAATTTCTTTAGAGCTGTTTCGTAAGTTGGAATCAATACCTCTGTATCCTGCAATTGTAGCGCCTCGGCAAGTAAATCATTCACTCCGCCCTTAGCAACATCCAAATTGGTATGTGCAGCATAAACAGCGATATCATGTTTGATCAGCTTTTCGATGATTCGGCCTCCAGCTGCGTTTGTATCGATCCTTTTCAATGGTCGGTAAATAAGCGGATGGTGGGCGATGATCAATTCCACGCCATGTTCTATCGCTTCGTCTACAACCTCTTCCAGCACATCAAGGGCAATCAGCACTTTAGTAACCGGCTTATTGAGCTGCCCGACATGCAGCCCGATTGGATCTCCCTCCATTGCATATTGCTTTGGGGAGAACCGTTCAAACGTTTCAATGATTTCGTGGCCATTCACTGTCTTCACCCTTTAAGCACCTCCTCAATTACCGAAATTTGAGATTTTAATTCATTGCGCTTCGTTTCCAGTCCGCTTCTTCCGCTTTCATCCAATTGTTCGATGATTCTTTCCAAATGTTTTTTCTCAAGCTGCCATTTTTTTATGAAAATGTCACTGAATTGCTCTCTTAAGTATGGACCGAAAGTGAGGCCGGCTTGCTTGTTCACCCCATAAGGGCGGAGCGGGTCTCCTTTTTTGGCAATTAAGATCTCGTAGATTTTCCCATCTTCTTCAAGGATTTCCTCTCCACTAAGTTCCCAGCCGTTTTCGATTAGCCAGCTGCGAACATTCGCTGCACCTACATTAGGCTGAAGGATAAGCCTTTCTGCCCTGCCGAGTTTCCCTTTTCCGCTTTCCAATATACTTGATATTAACGTCCCACCCATGCCTGCAATCGTAATGCATGTCGCTTCATCAGGATTCAATACTTCAAGCCCGTTTCCTTTGCGGACCTCTATCTTGTCCCCAAGCCCCGTCATTGCCACTTGCTTGCGTGCTGACTGATAGGGACCTTCTACAACCTCACCTGCTATAGCGCTGTCACACAAGCCGTTAGTCACCGCATAGCATGGCAAGTAAGCATGGTCTGAACCTATATCTGCAAGGATGCTTCCTTTTGGTATATGTATGGCAACACGTTCTAATCTCATCGATAGTTTTTCATGATTCATATTTATCAACTCTCTTAATTCAAATAATGTCTTACTATAATTACTTTCCCATTCGATTATACCAAGTTCAATCGAAAAATTACAGAAAGGAGAAACAGGGCCCTTTCTATCAGTGGGCAAAAGAAACCTTCCATCTGGAATCTTCTTGTTCCGAAAAATGAAAAACTGACTCAAAAAGCTCGCTTTCCAACGATTTCTTGAGTCAGTTTCATGACTTATTTCAGTCCATGAATATATTCGGCCATGGCATCAATGTTCTGTTCCTCTACTAAACCTGGTGGCATGGCACCTCGTCCATTAGTGATTACTTCTTTAACCTCGTCCACCGACAGACGATCGCCAACTCCTTTTAGAGCAGGCCCGACACCGCCTTGATAGGCATCACCATGACAAGAAATACAGTTTTGCTTATAAATGTCCTCAGGTGATGCCGAGGCATTTTCTGTTTCTTCTGTCTTTTCGCCGCCCTCTTTTTCCTTAGCAAGATCTTTGGCATCACCCAAACCTTTAAACGAAAGTAAAAACATAAGTCCAATACCAAAAACCATGATAATAATAAAAGGCATTACTGGATTGCGATTCATAGTATTTCCTCCCCTATGTAGAACCTAAACTTACCATAATTAATATTATATACAAACAGCTATATATTATTTTACTTGAAAAGAGTTTCAAGTAAAAGCCCAAAAATAGAAGATATTATATAATTTCTTAAAATTGTCAAAAACTTATGTATTTTTCCAAACGATTTTACTTTTTCTTACATATGTTCATGATACCCTAAAATCATTATTTAAAACCGCTGGTTATATTAGTAAAAAGTAAAGAGTGACAAGTGCTCCCAGGCCTCCCGCTATGGAAATGGAGCAGCTTCAGTTTATTGCCCATTAAAATCCAGAGTCCGCAATTAATGAACAAGAAAATATAAAGGATCCCCACTTTGCCGGGTG
This window encodes:
- a CDS encoding Nif3-like dinuclear metal center hexameric protein, yielding MKTVNGHEIIETFERFSPKQYAMEGDPIGLHVGQLNKPVTKVLIALDVLEEVVDEAIEHGVELIIAHHPLIYRPLKRIDTNAAGGRIIEKLIKHDIAVYAAHTNLDVAKGGVNDLLAEALQLQDTEVLIPTYETALKKLVVYVPKTDEQKVREALGKAGAGAIGNYSNCSFSGEGTGRYLPGEGSEPVIGSKGKLEEVAEMRVETIFPENIEKKVLAAMIKAHPYEEVAHDIYKLENKGESLGLGKIGVLAEEMTLEQFSEHVKRTLDVEKVRVVGDLQSPIKKVAVLGGDGNKYFTTAKFKGADVYVTGDMYYHTAHDAMMIGLNIVDPGHNVEKVMKKGVARILEKMCREKNYDVEFIPSRLNTDPFRFI
- the vrrA gene encoding VrrA/YqfQ family protein; amino-acid sequence: MFPNRNRQPGPGFQPPNGRRMQQHPAPFRQSRQIPHPYQQMQRPMVQNRPQMPQGPQGFRGPFAQPQRQEMLPAKKEGLLSKILGKSKQKGASPNLFAPAASTNKSSSRSSGGGILETLKNPDSLNNMLSNTQKVLQAAEQFTPMVEQYGPVIKNLPSMWKVFRSISSAGETEDEGAPVENGPKVEEQKNSEVKTDSKKEDKAKEASPIAQVRTERKRERTSGPKLYI
- a CDS encoding DEAD/DEAH box helicase; the protein is MKQNQFERFNLKSYILDAVRTLGFDKPTEIQERVLPSLLKGSSLIGQSQTGTGKTHSYLLPIMNRLDAGKNEVQAIISAPTRELANQIYKEALKIADHFPEDEQIQVRCFIGGTDKQRMIDKLKTQPQLVIGTPGRIKDLVEAQALQVYTAKMLVVDEADLMLDMGFIEDVDLFASRMAEKIQMLVFSATIPEKLKPFLNKYMENPKYVQVNPKQATASKIEHVLIPLRHRNKEQLLHDIIVRYNPYLAIVFTNTKKMADHVANSLSEKGLNVGRIHGDLTPRERKKMMKQINDLEYQFIVATDLASRGIDIEGVSHIINYELPSDLDFYIHRTGRTARAGYSGIATTIYDTSDEDSLNRLEKMGIQFRDADIQNGDWADIDERNKRKNRKKQKSDIDVKASRHVKKPTKVKPGYKKKIQRDVENFKKRERRIQRKK
- a CDS encoding 4-hydroxy-3-methylbut-2-enyl diphosphate reductase, whose product is MKVIKISPRGYCYGVVDAMVIARNAALDKTLPRPIYILGMIVHNKHVTDAFEEEGIITLDGSNRNDIIEQVDSGTVIFTAHGVSPEIRKIAEKKGLVTLDATCPDVTATHDLIREKQAEGYQIIYIGKKGHPEPEGAVGVAPDVVHLVQKDEDVEALTLNSDKIIVTNQTTMSQWDVLDIMDKVKEKFPHAQVHKEICLATQVRQEAVAEQAGEADVLIVVGDPKSNNSNRLAQVSQEIAGTRAYRIADISELNLEWLKDAETVAVTSGASTPTPITKEVIAFLEQYEANDESTWNTEKKTPLHKILPKIKVKK
- the cccA gene encoding cytochrome c550, encoding MNRNPVMPFIIIMVFGIGLMFLLSFKGLGDAKDLAKEKEGGEKTEETENASASPEDIYKQNCISCHGDAYQGGVGPALKGVGDRLSVDEVKEVITNGRGAMPPGLVEEQNIDAMAEYIHGLK
- a CDS encoding deoxyribonuclease IV, yielding MLKIGSHVSMSGKGMLLAASQEAASYGSNTFMIYTGAPQNTRRKKIEDLNIEAGRLHMEENGISDIVVHAPYIINIGNTTNPATYELGVNFLRSEIDRTDAIGARQIVLHPGAHVGAGSELGIKRIIEGLNEVLTADDKVQIALETMAGKGSECGRSFEELAMIIDGVTHNEKLSVCFDTCHTHDAGYNIIEDFDGVLNEFDKLVGVDRIKVLHINDSKNERGTRKDRHENIGFGHIGFKALNDIVHHPQLSNVPKILETPYVGEDKKDKRAPYKFEIDMFKNNQFEEDLLEKIRFQQ
- a CDS encoding tRNA (adenine(22)-N(1))-methyltransferase: MNHEKLSMRLERVAIHIPKGSILADIGSDHAYLPCYAVTNGLCDSAIAGEVVEGPYQSARKQVAMTGLGDKIEVRKGNGLEVLNPDEATCITIAGMGGTLISSILESGKGKLGRAERLILQPNVGAANVRSWLIENGWELSGEEILEEDGKIYEILIAKKGDPLRPYGVNKQAGLTFGPYLREQFSDIFIKKWQLEKKHLERIIEQLDESGRSGLETKRNELKSQISVIEEVLKG